From the genome of Vicia villosa cultivar HV-30 ecotype Madison, WI linkage group LG2, Vvil1.0, whole genome shotgun sequence, one region includes:
- the LOC131649725 gene encoding uncharacterized protein LOC131649725: MDSPAHLKQLDDDSVSVIRVLEMAQVLARGDTASTVALKKAELGGKAAEEKLSKEESTLMASKEKLKKRAEELAKKGEEIEEEKKKLADLRADWEHTPDESEDVAGLKTWREMVEKIESLKLDCLDMAEAGFRRAVDHLKLLNPDLRTDNIGILSKIVDGQVVPEMPVEEEDNE; this comes from the coding sequence ATGGATTCCCCTGCTCATCTAAAGCAGTTGGATGATGACAGTGTCTCCGTCATCAGGGTCTTGGAAATGGCCCAAGTTCTTGCAAGGGGGGACACCGCGTCTACTGTTGCCCTGAAGAAGGCTGAATTGGGCGGGAAAGCTGCCGAGGAAAAGCTTAGCAAGGAGGAGTCGACTCTTATGGCCTCCAAAGAAAAGCTGAAAAAGAGAGCCGAGGAGCTGGCAAAGAAAGGCGAGGAGattgaagaggagaagaagaaactgGCGGATCTGCGGGCAGACTGGGAGCATACTCCGGATGAATCTGAGGATGTGGCTGGGTTGAAGACTTGGCGTGAGATGGTCGAGAAGATTGAGTCTCTCAAGCTCGATTGTCTTGATATGGCAGAGGCGGGTTTCCGCCGAGCAGTCGATCATCTTAAGCTCCTAAACCCCGACCTGAGGACGGATAATATCGGAATATTGTCGAAGATTGTTGATGGTCAAGTGGTGCCCGAGATGCcggttgaagaagaagataatGAGTGA